In one window of Episyrphus balteatus chromosome 3, idEpiBalt1.1, whole genome shotgun sequence DNA:
- the LOC129916358 gene encoding larval cuticle protein A2B, which produces MQVQLFLLILSLVSVVNCGVLPYGYGHAGIPGPAPLAHYAPGPAPAHYISPAPAPEPYDVNPKYSFAYDVQDGYTGDSKSQHETRHGDVVKGSYSLVDPDGTKRTVDYTADPHNGFNAVVRKEPLFAKAIAPAPAPAPAPLHYAPVPAPPLPHLPATYPGPPAYPVPYPAGPHLGHHYRR; this is translated from the exons ATGCAAGTTCAG ctttttcttttaattttaagtttagtAAGCGTAGTAAACTGTGGTGTCTTACCTTATGGATATGGCCACGCTGGAATACCAGGCCCGGCCCCACTGGCACACTATGCTCCAGGACCAGCTCCTGCACATTATATAAGTCCAG CTCCAGCTCCAGAACCTTATGATGTGAATCCTAAATATTCCTTTGCATATGATGTTCAAGATGGATACACTGGAGATTCCAAAAGCCAACATGAAACACGTCATGGTGATGTTGTTAAAGGAAGTTACTCCTTGGTTGACCCGGACGGTACAAAGCGCACTGTTGATTATACGGCTGATCCACATAATGGATTTAACGCAGTTGTTCGCAAAGAACCGCTTTTTGCCAAGGCTATAGCACCAGCTCCTGCTCCAGCTCCTGCACCATTGCATTATGCCCCAGTACCTGCGCCTCCATTGCCTCATCTCCCTGCTACCTATCCGGGTCCTCCAGCATATCCAGTTCCATACCCAGCAGGACCACACCTTGGACACCATTATCGTCGTTAA
- the LOC129914597 gene encoding organic cation transporter-like protein, whose protein sequence is MIEMKKILFNLDGFSRYQKILLLLFCIINVLSSIHYYSQTIISFVPDFWCKDHNYENSNELISKMRGNMSSCYSYWDSDKNETCTEFVYDHYMGYKSLTSELNWICGAAWKITLGQSMFFVGSVVGTFGFGILADIFGRVPILIISNLTAMMGNLFSTATYSLASFCMFRFVSGLATDTNFVMMYILVMEYINPAFRTMGVSICIGIFYCLGSIASPWIAVLTQSWKMFLIVTSLPFAIVPLFYFIIPESIQWLVSKQKYTQAAKSFERIAKINHEQISNSEINRFIEESRKTSETEQKVRASMLGLFKTPRLRKNTLILFFKSMVITLCYDAVSRNVQGKGVSPFIMFSLSATTILPACLLLILLQDRIGRKAMSSLSLLTSGMFISASGIILMNTNKSENNATLLVFLAIIGRFGVTVAYNSGAQYATELIPTCVRGQGIAAVHVIGYAFTFLSSYILHTRVIYTALPEILLGLMSFLGAALCLFLPETTNRKLPDSLEDGENFGKGEKCFSFICIQNVS, encoded by the exons atgattgaaatgaaaaaaattctcttcAACTTAGACGGATTTAGTcgatatcaaaaaattttactacTCTTGTTTTGTATCATAAATGTATTGTCATCAATTCATTACTATTCTCAAACAATAATAAGTTTTGTTCCGGATTTTTGGTGTAAAGATCACAATTACgaaaattcaaatgaattaaTTTCGAAGATGCGTGGGAATATGTCTTCATGTTATTCGTACTGGGATAGTGACAAAAATGAAACATGCACGGAATTTGTTTATGATCATTATATGGGATATAAAAGTCTTACAAGTGAA CTTAATTGGATCTGTGGAGCAGCTTGGAAAATTACTCTTGGACAATCAATGTTTTTTGTTGGATCTGTAGTAGGGACATTCGGATTTGGAATATTAGCTGACATTTTTG GTCGTGTACCCATTTTAATTATATCCAACTTGACTGCCATGATGGGAAATCTATTTTCTACTGCAACTTATTCATTGGCTTCTTTCTGTATGTTTCGATTTGTATCTGGACTAGCAACGGATACGAATTTTGTGATGATGTACATTTTGG tCATGGAGTATATCAATCCTGCTTTTCGGACAATGGGTGTAAGCATTTGCATTGGAATATTTTATTGTCTTGGATCAATAGCATCTCCATGGATCGCTGTACTTACACAATCTTGGAAGATGTTTCTAATTGTTACATCATTACCGTTTGCCATTGTACCATTATTCTATTTTATCATACCAGAAAGCATTCAGTGGCttgtttctaaacaaaaatacacacaaGCTGCCAAGTCTTTTGAAagaattgcaaaaataaatcatGAGCAGATTAGCAATTCCGAAATAAATAGATTCATTGAGGAGAGTCGGAAAACATCAGAAACTGAACAAAAAGTTAGAGCCAGTATGTTGGGACTTTTTAAGACTCCAAGGCTCCgtaaaaatactttaatattattttttaaatc AATGGTTATTACACTCTGCTATGATGCTGTATCACGAAATGTTCAAGGGAAAGGAGTGTCCCCATTCATAATGTTTTCTCTAAGTGCAACAACAATATTGCCAGCGTGTCTTCTTCTTATACTACTGCAGGACAGGATTGGGAGAAAGGCGATGTCATCTTTGTCACTTTTAACaagtggaatgtttatttcagCAAGCGGTATCATACTAATGAATACAAACAAATCAGAAAATA ACGCAACTTTATTAGTTTTTCTTGCGATAATTGGAAGATTTGGAGTAACAGTAGCATACAATTCTGGCGCCCAATACGCGACCGAGCTGATACCAACATGTGTTCGAGGTCAAGGCATTGCAGCTGTTCATGTTATTGGTTATGCTTTCACATTTTTAAGCTCATACATTCTGCATACTCGTGTCATTTATACTGCTTTACCTGAGATTTTACTTGGACTGATGTCGTTTCTTGGTGCAGCTTTATGTCTTTTTCTACCTGAAACAACAAATCG AAAGCTTCCAGATTCTTTGGAGGATGGAGAAAACTTTGGGAAGggtgaaaaatgtttttcatttatttgcaTACAAAATGTTTCATAG